Proteins encoded within one genomic window of Triticum aestivum cultivar Chinese Spring chromosome 2D, IWGSC CS RefSeq v2.1, whole genome shotgun sequence:
- the LOC123053313 gene encoding ubiquitin carboxyl-terminal hydrolase 27 isoform X1, with translation MGKFEHGNLLLSLSQGHWHGYSLTAVAVALGIGVAGLCRALNSSLGVQWLLRRFSSESERLYYTGGLQNLGNNCFLNVILQALASCDHFVSSLDDLLGSDDVLPEEQSERMPLILALSSLLKDLSRVRDQKIVLNPESVMHPLSCYVSHFNLTRQQDASEAFVHLLTSLRDEFSHCYVPYKSSLADITMFHSKVYKQREGNQPECKRWKQNIFGPFDGTIGSTLSCRNCSSVLSLDFENFHCLPLSPVADINGDIINGCSLVDCLKHFTVLEHLDNYRCDHCWHNAASKYFSLQSEVDEEKVNKLRTCVDYDSCNCKHLFGPEKTTWSVSSKATKQLAITRCPKILCIHLLRASISFDGELVKRQGHVSFPLLLNLSPFAGGTFTTGQGPGPSAMNVQRYDTPSLQFYRQLNAHMPINMLTTGGNSSSQAPKDQVTNGGVHSLNEGNVDVATSSSPSSSSSSRMELYRLSAVVEHYGVCGGGHYAAYRRVASTPDANDQVGPRRKHWVYVSDDHVSQVSEDDVLGAEATLLFYERL, from the exons ATGGGTAAGTTCGAGCACGGCAATCTACTGCTATCTCTTAGCCAGGGACACTGGCATGGTTACAGTCTTACAGCCGTTGCTGTTGCGCTGGGGATAGGAGTTGCTGGGTTGTGCAGAGCGCTCAATAGCAGTTTGGGCGTACAGTGGCTTCTCCGGAGGTTCTCTTCGGAATCAGAGAGGCTGTACTACACCGGAGGCCTGCAAAATCTTGGCAACAATTGCTTTCTCAATGTTATCCTGCAG GCACTTGCTAGCTGCGACCATTTTGTCTCCTCTCTAGACGATTTACTTGGAAGTGATGATGTGCTACCTGAGGAACAGTCTGAAAGAATGCCTCTTATCCTTGCTTTAAGTTCCCTTTTAAAAG ATTTGAGCAGAGTTCGAGATCAAAAAATTGTATTGAATCCAGAAAGCGTAATGCATCCTTTGAGCTGCTATGTTAGTCACTTCAATTTGACCAGACAGCAG GATGCTTCTGAAGCTTTTGTTCATCTATTGACATCACTGAGGGATGAATTTTCCCATTGCTATGTACCATATAAGAGCTCTCTGGCAGACATTACCATGTTCCACTCCAAAGTATACAAGCAAAGGGAAGGTAACCAACCTGAATGCAAGCGCTGGAAACAAAACATATTCGGTCCCTTTGATGGGACTATTGGCAGCACATTATCTTGCAGAAATTGTTCATCTGTG CTGTCATTGGACTTCGAGAATTTTCACTGCTTGCCCCTCTCTCCCGTGGCTGATATAAATGGAGATATT ATTAATGGGTGTAGTTTGGTGGATTGCCTGAAGCATTTCACTGTGTTGGAGCATCTTGACAATTACCGTTGTGATCATTGTTGGCATAATGCTGCTTCCAAATATTTCTCTCTTCAATCAGAAGTTGATGAG GAAAAAGTTAACAAACTGCGCACCTGTGTCGACTATGATAGTTGCAATTGCAAGCATTTATTTGGTCCAGAGAAAACAACATGGTCAGTATCTTCGAAAGCCACAAAGCAGTTGGCTATCACTCGTTGTCCGAAG ATCTTGTGCATTCATTTGTTACGTGCTTCTATTAGTTTTGATGGTGAACTTGTAAAGCGTCAG GGACACGTTTCTTTTCCTTTACTTCTCAATTTATCCCCATTTGCAGGAGGCACATTCACCACTGGTCAGGGACCTGGACCTTCAGCTATGAACGTACAAAGATATGACACACCGTCTCTCCAATTCTATCGGCAACTAAATGCACACATGCCCATTAATATGTTAACTACTGGTGGGAACTCATCAAGTCAGGCACCTAAGGATCAAGTAACAAATGGTGGTGTCCACTCACTTAATGAG GGAAATGTTGATGTGGCTACTAGttcttcaccatcatcatcgtcctcatcaAGGATGGAGCTATATAGGTTATCAGCTGTCGTTGAGCACTATGGTGTATGCGGAGGTGGGCATTATGCAGCTTACCGGAGAGTAGCGTCAACTCCTGACGCTAATGATCAAGTAGGACCTCGTCGCAAGCACTGGGTTTACGTCTCAGATGACCATGTATCACAAGTGTCAGAGGACGATGTTTTGGGTGCGGAAGCCACACTCCTTTTCTACGAAAGACTGTAG
- the LOC123053314 gene encoding cellulose synthase-like protein H1, with the protein MAGGKKLQERVALGRTAWMLADFVILLLLLALVARRAASLGERGGTWLAALVCEAWFAFVWILNMNGKWSPVRFDTYPDNLSHRMEELPAVDMFVTTADPALEPPLITVNTVLSLLALDYPDVGRLACYVSDDGCSPVTCYALREAAKFAGLWVPFCKRHDVGVRAPFMYFSSAPEVGNGTVDHEFLESWALMKSQYEKLARRIENADEGTIMRDGGDEFAEFIDAERGNHPTIVKVLWDNSKSKAGEEFPHLVYLSREKSPRHRHNFKAGAMNVLTRVSAVMTNAPIMLNVDCDMFANNPQVALHAMCLLLGFDDEIHSGFVQAPQKFYGGLKDDPFGNQMQVITKKIGGGLAGIQGMFYGGTGCFHRRKVIYGVPPPDTVKHEMKGSPSYKELQAKFGSSKELIESSRNIISGDLLARPTVDLSSRVEMAKQVGDCNYEAGTCWGQEIGWVYGSMTEDILTGLRIHAAGWESALLDTEPPAFLGCAPTGGPASLTQFKRWATGLLEILISQNSPILGTIFRRLQLRQCLAYLIVEAWPVRAPFELCYALLGPFCLLTNQSFLPTASDEGFRIPAALFLTCHIYHLMEYKECGLSVRAWWNNHRMQRITSASAWLLAFLTVILKTLGLSETVFEVTRKESSTSSDGGAGTDEADPGLFTFDSAPVFIPVTVLSMLNIVALAVAAWRAVVGAAAGVHGGPGIGEFVCCGWIVLCFWPFVRGLVSRGKYGIPWSVRVKAGLIVAAFVHICTRN; encoded by the exons ATGGCGGGCGGCAAGAAGCTGCAGGAGAGGGTCGCCCTGGGGAGAACTGCGTGGATGCTGGCCGACTTcgtgatcctcctcctcctcctcgccctcgtggCCCGCCGCGCCGCGTCGCTCGGGGAGCGCGGCGGGACGTGGCTGGCGGCGCTCGTCTGCGAGGCGTGGTTCGCCTTCGTCTGGATCCTCAACATGAACGGCAAGTGGAGCCCCGTCCGGTTCGACACCTACCCCGACAACCTCTCCCACAG GATGGAGGAGCTCCCGGCGGTGGACATGTTCGTCACGACGGCAGACCCGGCGCTGGAGCCGCCGTTGATCACGGTGAACACGGTGCTCTCGCTGCTCGCCCTGGACTACCCGGACGTCGGCAGGCTGGCGTGCTACGTCTCCGACGACGGCTGCTCCCCCGTGACGTGCTACGCGCTGCGCGAGGCCGCCAAGTTCGCCGGCCTCTGGGTTCCCTTTTGCAAGAGGCACGACGTTGGTGTGAGGGCCCCTTTCATGTACTTCTCTTCCGCGCCGGAGGTTGGCAACGGAACAGTCGACCACGAGTTCCTGGAAAGCTGGGCACTCATGAAG AGCCAATATGAGAAGCTGGCCCGCCGGATCGAGAACGCCGACGAGGGCACAATTATGCGTGACGGCGGCGACGAGTTCGCCGAGTTCATCGACGCCGAGCGCGGGAACCATCCTACCATCGTTAAG GTTCTCTGGGACAACAGCAAGAGCAAAGCAGGGGAAGAATTCCCACATCTGGTGTACCTCTCTCGAGAGAAAAGCCCCAGACATCGTCACAACTTCAAGGCCGGTGCCATGAATGTTCTG ACAAGGGTGTCGGCCGTGATGACCAACGCTCCGATCATGCTGAATGTGGACTGCGACATGTTCGCCAACAACCCGCAGGTCGCCCTACACGCGATGTGCCTCCTGTTGGGGTTCGACGACGAGATCCACAGCGGGTTCGTCCAGGCGCCACAGAAGTTCTACGGCGGCCTCAAGGATGACCCCTTTGGCAACCAGATGCAGGTTATAACCAAG AAAATCGGAGGTGGGCTCGCCGGGATCCAAGGCATGTTCTACGGCGGGACAGGCTGTTTTCACAGGAGGAAAGTCATTTACGGCGTGCCGCCACCAGACACCGTCAAACACGAGATGAAAG GTTCACCATCTTACAAGGAGCTGCAGGCCAAGTTTGGGAGCTCAAAGGAGTTGATCGAATCATCTAGGAACATCATCTCAGGAGACCTGCTCGCTAGACCAACCGTAGATTTATCGAGTCGCGTCGAAATGGCAAAACAAGTAGGCGACTGCAACTATGAGGCTGGCACATGTTGGGGCCAGGAG ATTGGCTGGGTCTATGGATCAATGACAGAGGACATCTTGACCGGGCTGCGGATCCATGCGGCGGGTTGGGAATCGGCCTTATTGGACACCGAGCCACCGGCATTCCTGGGATGTGCTCCGACCGGTGGACCGGCCAGCTTGACCCAGTTCAAGAGATGGGCAACAGGGCTTCTGGAGATACTCATCAGCCAGAACAGCCCGATCCTCGGCACCATCTTCCGACGCCTCCAACTCCGGCAATGCCTTGCCTATCTCATCGTAGAAGCGTGGCCCGTGCGGGCGCCTTTCGAGCTGTGCTATGCGCTACTGGGACCTTTCTGCCTTCTCACAAACCAGTCCTTCTTGCCAACG GCATCGGATGAAGGTTTCCGCATCCCAGCGGCTCTATTCTTGACCTGCCACATATACCACCTGATGGAGTACAAGGAGTGCGGGCTCTCGGTCCGCGCCTGGTGGAACAACCACAGGATGCAACGCATCACCTCGGCCTCCGCCTGGCTCCTCGCCTTCCTCACCGTCATTCTCAAGACGCTAGGGCTCTCCGAGACCGTGTTCGAGGTCACCCGCAAGGAAAGCAGCACGTCCTCCGATGGCGGCGCGGGCACCGACGAGGCCGATCCTGGGCTCTTCACCTTCGACTCGGCGCCCGTTTTCATCCCGGTGACGGTGCTCTCAATGCTGAACATTGTCGCCCTCGCCGTCGCGGCATGGCGTGCTgttgtcggggcggcggcgggcgttcATGGTGGCCCGGGCATCGGGGAGTTCGTGTGCTGTGGCTGGATCGTGCTGTGCTTCTGGCCGTTCGTGAGAGGGCTTGTCAGCAGGGGAAAGTATGGAATCCCGTGGAGTGTCAGGGTGAAGGCTGGTTTGATTGTGGCTGCGTTCGTGCACATCTGCACAAGGAACTAA
- the LOC123053313 gene encoding ubiquitin carboxyl-terminal hydrolase 27 isoform X2, with product MGVAGLCRALNSSLGVQWLLRRFSSESERLYYTGGLQNLGNNCFLNVILQALASCDHFVSSLDDLLGSDDVLPEEQSERMPLILALSSLLKDLSRVRDQKIVLNPESVMHPLSCYVSHFNLTRQQDASEAFVHLLTSLRDEFSHCYVPYKSSLADITMFHSKVYKQREGNQPECKRWKQNIFGPFDGTIGSTLSCRNCSSVLSLDFENFHCLPLSPVADINGDIINGCSLVDCLKHFTVLEHLDNYRCDHCWHNAASKYFSLQSEVDEEKVNKLRTCVDYDSCNCKHLFGPEKTTWSVSSKATKQLAITRCPKILCIHLLRASISFDGELVKRQGHVSFPLLLNLSPFAGGTFTTGQGPGPSAMNVQRYDTPSLQFYRQLNAHMPINMLTTGGNSSSQAPKDQVTNGGVHSLNEGNVDVATSSSPSSSSSSRMELYRLSAVVEHYGVCGGGHYAAYRRVASTPDANDQVGPRRKHWVYVSDDHVSQVSEDDVLGAEATLLFYERL from the exons ATGG GAGTTGCTGGGTTGTGCAGAGCGCTCAATAGCAGTTTGGGCGTACAGTGGCTTCTCCGGAGGTTCTCTTCGGAATCAGAGAGGCTGTACTACACCGGAGGCCTGCAAAATCTTGGCAACAATTGCTTTCTCAATGTTATCCTGCAG GCACTTGCTAGCTGCGACCATTTTGTCTCCTCTCTAGACGATTTACTTGGAAGTGATGATGTGCTACCTGAGGAACAGTCTGAAAGAATGCCTCTTATCCTTGCTTTAAGTTCCCTTTTAAAAG ATTTGAGCAGAGTTCGAGATCAAAAAATTGTATTGAATCCAGAAAGCGTAATGCATCCTTTGAGCTGCTATGTTAGTCACTTCAATTTGACCAGACAGCAG GATGCTTCTGAAGCTTTTGTTCATCTATTGACATCACTGAGGGATGAATTTTCCCATTGCTATGTACCATATAAGAGCTCTCTGGCAGACATTACCATGTTCCACTCCAAAGTATACAAGCAAAGGGAAGGTAACCAACCTGAATGCAAGCGCTGGAAACAAAACATATTCGGTCCCTTTGATGGGACTATTGGCAGCACATTATCTTGCAGAAATTGTTCATCTGTG CTGTCATTGGACTTCGAGAATTTTCACTGCTTGCCCCTCTCTCCCGTGGCTGATATAAATGGAGATATT ATTAATGGGTGTAGTTTGGTGGATTGCCTGAAGCATTTCACTGTGTTGGAGCATCTTGACAATTACCGTTGTGATCATTGTTGGCATAATGCTGCTTCCAAATATTTCTCTCTTCAATCAGAAGTTGATGAG GAAAAAGTTAACAAACTGCGCACCTGTGTCGACTATGATAGTTGCAATTGCAAGCATTTATTTGGTCCAGAGAAAACAACATGGTCAGTATCTTCGAAAGCCACAAAGCAGTTGGCTATCACTCGTTGTCCGAAG ATCTTGTGCATTCATTTGTTACGTGCTTCTATTAGTTTTGATGGTGAACTTGTAAAGCGTCAG GGACACGTTTCTTTTCCTTTACTTCTCAATTTATCCCCATTTGCAGGAGGCACATTCACCACTGGTCAGGGACCTGGACCTTCAGCTATGAACGTACAAAGATATGACACACCGTCTCTCCAATTCTATCGGCAACTAAATGCACACATGCCCATTAATATGTTAACTACTGGTGGGAACTCATCAAGTCAGGCACCTAAGGATCAAGTAACAAATGGTGGTGTCCACTCACTTAATGAG GGAAATGTTGATGTGGCTACTAGttcttcaccatcatcatcgtcctcatcaAGGATGGAGCTATATAGGTTATCAGCTGTCGTTGAGCACTATGGTGTATGCGGAGGTGGGCATTATGCAGCTTACCGGAGAGTAGCGTCAACTCCTGACGCTAATGATCAAGTAGGACCTCGTCGCAAGCACTGGGTTTACGTCTCAGATGACCATGTATCACAAGTGTCAGAGGACGATGTTTTGGGTGCGGAAGCCACACTCCTTTTCTACGAAAGACTGTAG